A genome region from Scyliorhinus torazame isolate Kashiwa2021f chromosome 11, sScyTor2.1, whole genome shotgun sequence includes the following:
- the LOC140385943 gene encoding oxygen-regulated protein 1 → MAEEQQSDPEQTQISKISPVTAQQFQGPSPVKTKKIYFYKSGDPQFSGIRMSINSRSFKTFDSLLDNLSRKIPLPFGVRTIATPRGGNSVTSLSDLKDGQSYICSDQRKVKPINLDVANRKQDPWFISRPFNPEEFVSRQIRQRASKSLPPDLTLTTGIPKKLVVFRNGDPSFKRNLVLNRNRMLNFDVLLNHISELMNFPVLKLYTTNGKRIDALYPVKYKFEAMVAAGREGYRLRKYADSKSPQIPNRVQHKNVIKTEKKNHGIKLGRRQWLINSVSPSSSKTQGYTTSPDQFYMNDNKIPSGSSFYFPENETDAYKNYIYAREEKTVIPSEDDIEKSIFVNEDGSITVEMRVHLQIKEKETIQWTTTINRSSMCNRKSNACKAKLESNVESADLPNVHSHYNSETMHFENLDHEQDFDDLCTPQKYTGQIEHDKGGHYDIWQNSFLNTNEDLPELGAEFKPLYYCKESPGHGKVTQDQVSLESMTANPDTGSGANIVQLSNLEEPGLGESIIENCNEHFSISNTKETCERSSDTVSEALQTWKEVNVNNQGEEKIILDKNTSVVGKASSSKYSELCHEDQYTVLKMINSHNESTNARNMFLRYWEEIGCDDTDNNVTKLNLRPTSADATYSNSKRGIKHVKRPTSASFKYSRSYASIHNEKSSLSSRMGCSHTSTERMDINTNCTYSSESCEARMSLFLEDLNSVSKCSQSSTVRNQDCTKTSDEVEMPINTGSNNSSSTNEDERAFCSSEEASPVNNDFALSSRTDEQNCRDHTSELSKLCPEYSNHSQQPQLLGQHEETDILSDDCTTHSSSQEAIEMVDTDKYQSTEFNPVEMSNEINVTFHIENGGDGSVSHNSTGVIPPKEETNSDLSWIPIVCPAGKEPSNAESLDSKLQRMEDQSTLTISNSSATPSKSENISEADICQDNFSEGKQTTLLIACTEFSLYQAEGVQCSAIITEENSDLPESSSLRAEIDCDSSSAGNKKQITGVNSSSIESDIQQNSSNPSRKNWTKKNGKILNISTAGRQNFKTDAESSKSFSILMQQKEQEIYDVDIPQAQTFVRNRLRMSATSEIVCCDFNLRSYPQTQFEEERTVDLGSNIIKESNKLPDDDSDFINQTKSFGSEIEVPVEHRLVQISAKAVSDVKRVYEVPDDCNNDDLLQSQVSAAKGEVKPAPIPNEIQYRTITKVTDAKLDVIDFAKETVDTAIQNGIGLDSEMVEEKDPIGEHDLSQVLCKLQSAVDVIKCNSEHRFKTCPEKSYERPDMSEHLAATLSTSSKVLLAWLAIMNLNVNVPASPDRAKLLMNNCNCSYIITFLQSIRHVIKLQETDDLKQCIPSLQKYASQFVKVWQNEHKEEPSCAFENGPKIECPVQTGTLGVENVASFDVPQLINTIENEKYLYTQNVIEQLEHVDEAELKEDVKYVANILSIKEDKTKETDSKVPELLSSKDNSFFSDLLEDQIRTNSLFQNEDAVEETTVMSKKWVEKETVERDNCTNGCDSIEEFASLQHIEDMRREDVAKNKEFLYNNCINSNKNRHSGKLRDNETNNHFTCANAAEKTDDLSTASDTIHLQNKISLQSFLHHKSPLANDICESKHTNVFCQRECIRRSNSYEIPACRLSALASVVSDNDIENGKKTGNKQLTQTREICENPFSEGEAGIKKSLPCTYPSMPSNRNVKQCLERQQTSDLSEENQEIASDYNSQASNEMTTEGEDDVFVKTKHFSANFVRKATEKLYGKSHVVSKHFAYDQPPYVCVEPKAFFQTGSITDNISCKISSRRDKSMPAGTWGINNELLHISSLDKGRTFENSQENSAQSESDGAYIEKGRWFLKENHLVRKSPPLNMGMYGNLDTTSVDTAFDNTSDDSAYSHVNTMHSGPPLSELSSSDIEGTKSKPMCNYFNMSHGSDSEPFPDLISEKSYHAHICSGSHLTKKNDSNKQSARVPVGPTGMYAEANDNDSSFMSAEFHMFDNKVSPMVQPLAQGTVVEQPSRETVRTLQNPDSRDKLHFLCGQHCPILTAVIDATNEESRRFVYQKKSDLENQWILHSESGADISDSGKYNDLVTRKENCSVLNKHSIDGTISDIIHQFKSQSFENDIKRIKLSLDAKYFGANLVTSKVPVYSEETESKHKDKPFCSNIQAEKLCLKRIVEQWFMKQAVENKIKAVKGRENGLSFRKGEDYSGRQTDPYIRHTRGNTANNYVTIPLLENKVIGQTMSSGNISTNEAAVNSEKEPFCERHKEKLEKHNK, encoded by the exons ATTGATGCTCTTTACCCAGTGAAGTATAAATTTGAAGCTATGGTTGCTGCTGGTCGCGAGGGCTATAGGCTGAGAAAATATGCAGATTCAAAATCGCCGCAAATTCCAAATCGTGTTCAGCATAAAAATGTCATCAAAACAGAAAAGAAAAACC ATGGGATAAAGTTAGGGAGAAGACAATGGCTGATTAACTCAGTATCTCCTTCTAGCTCAAAGACTCAGGGTTACACCACATCTCCTGATCAATTTTATATGAATGACAATAAAATACCTTCAGGAAGCAGCTTCTATTTCCCTGAAAATGAAACAGATGCTTACAAGAATTACATTTATGCAAGGGAAGAAAAGACTGTGATACCATCAGAAGATGACATTGAGAAATCCATCTTTGTGAATGAGGATGGCAGCATAACAGTAGAAATGAGAGTACACCTCCAAATAAAAGAGAAGGAGACAATACAATGGACTACTACAATTAATCGTTCTAGCATGTGTAACAGGAAAAGTAATGCTTGCAAAGCAAAACTGGAATCTAATGTTGAATCAGCAGATCTGCCGAATGTACACTCTCATTATAATTCTGAAACAATGCACTTTGAGAACTTAGACCATGAGCAAGACTTTGATGATCTTTGTACACCACAAAAATACACGGGACAAATTGAACACGATAAAGGCGGACATTATGACATCTGGCAAAATAGTTTTTTAAACACAAATGAAGATCTTCCTGAACTGGGGGCTGAATTCAAACCATTATATTATTGCAAGGAAAGTCCTGGTCATGGCAAGGTAACACAGGACCAGGTATCTTTGGAAAGCATGACTGCCAATCCTGACACAGGGAGTGGTGCAAATATAGTTCAACTTTCAAACCTGGAGGAGCCAGGACTTGGAGAGAGCATAATAGAGAACTGTAATGAACATTTTTCGATATCAAACACAAAGGAAACCTGTGAAAGAAGTAGTGATACAGTATCTGAAGCATTACAAACATGGAAAGAGGTTAATGTAAATAATCAGGGAGAAGAAAAAATAATCCTCGATAAAAACACCTCTGTTGTTGGGAAAGCCTCTTCCTCAAAGTACTCAGAGCTATGCCATGAAGACCAATACACTGTACTAAAAATGATCAACTCCCACAACGAGAGTACAAATGCAAGAAATATGTTCTTACGATATTGGGAAGAAATTGGATGTGATGATACGGATAATAATGTTACAAAGTTAAATTTGAGACCTACTTCTGCAGATGCAACATATTCCAATTCAAAACGAGGAATAAAACATGTAAAGAGACCAACGAGTGCCTCATTCAAATATTCTAGATCATATGCGTCAATTCATAATGAAAAAAGTAGCTTGTCATCTAGAATGGGGTGTTCACACACATCAACAGAAAGAATGGACATAAACACTAACTGTACTTACAGTTCTGAGAGTTGTGAAGCCAGAATGTCTCTATTTTTGGAAGATTTAAACAGTGTTTCAAAGTGTTCACAAAGTTCTACTGTGAGGAATCAGGATTGCACTAAAACGTCTGATGAGGTAGAAATGCCAATTAACACAGGTTCAAATAACTCATCATCTACAAATGAAGATGAAAGAGCTTTTTGCAGTTCTGAAGAGGCAAGTCCTGTTAACAATGACTTTGCTTTGTCTTCAAGAACGGATGAACAAAACTGCAGAGACCATACAAGCGAGCTTTCAAAGCTTTGCCCAGAATATAGCAATCATTCACAACAACCTCAATTACTAGGCCAGCATGAAGAAACTGACATCTTGAGTGATGATTGCACTACTCACAGCAGTAGTCAAGAAGCAATAGAAATGGTTGACACTGACAAGTATCAAAGTACTGAATTTAATCCTGTTGAGATGTCTAATGAAATCAATGTGACATTCCATATTGAAAATGGTGGTGATGGTTCTGTATCTCATAACTCAACAGGCGTGATACCTCCTAAAGAGGAAACAAACTCTGATCTTTCCTGGATACCAATTGTTTGTCCAGCAGGAAAAGAACCTAGCAATGCAGAATCACTGGATAGTAAGTTACAAAGAATGGAGGACCAAAGCACTCTCACCATCAGCAACAGCTCTGCAACACCCTCCAAGTCTGAAAATATATCTGAGGCGGATATTTGCCAAGATAATTTTTCAGAGGGTAAACAGACCACTTTACTAATAGCCTGCACAGAATTTAGTCTGTACCAGGCAGAAGGCGTACAGTGCAGTGCCATTATAACTGAGGAAAATTCTGATTTGCCAGAAAGTTCCTCGCTACGAGCAGAAATTGATTGTGATTCGTCTTCAGCTGGAAATAAAAAACAAATCACAGgcgttaacagtagttccattgaaAGTGACATCCAACAAAATTCTTCTAATCCTAGCAGGAAAAATTGGACGAAGAAAAATGGCAAAATACTTAATATATCTACAGCCGGGAGACAAAATTTCAAAACTGATGCTGAGAGTTCAAAGTCTTTTTCTATTTTGATGCAACAAAAAGAGCAGGAAATATATGATGTTGATATTCCTCAAGCACAAACTTTTGTGCGAAACAGGCTAAGAATGTCAGCAACTTCTGAGATCGTGTGCTGTGACTTCAATCTTAGGTCTTACCCACAAACACAATTTGAAGAGGAGCGGACAGTTGATCTGGGTAGTAATATTATAAAAGAATCAAATAAATTGCCTGATGATGACTCTGATTTTATTAATCAAACCAAAAGCTTTGGATCTGAAATAGAGGTTCCAGTTGAACACAGGTTAGTACAAATATCAGCCAAAGCTGTTAGTGACGTGAAAAGGGTATATGAAGTACCAGATGATTGCAACAATGATGACTTATTGCAAAGTCAAGTAAGTGCTGCAAAAGGAGAGGTTAAACCTGCACCCATACCAAATGAGATTCAGTACAGAACTATTACAAAAGTGACTGATGCTAAACTTGATGTGATTGACTTTGCAAAAGAAACAGTTGACACTGCAATTCAAAATGGCATTGGGCTAGATTCTGAAATGGTTGAAGAGAAGGACCCTATTGGTGAACATGACCTAAGCCAGGTGTTGTGCAAGCTGCAATCAGCTGTTGATGTGATCAAGTGTAACTCTGAGCATAGATTTAAAACTTGTCCAGAAAAATCGTATGAAAGACCCGATATGTCAGAACATCTTGCTGCCACATTGAGCACGTCTTCAAAGGTCCTCCTTGCTTGGTTAGCAATAATGAACCTGAATGTTAATGTTCCAGCTTCACCTGACAGAGCAAAGTTATTGATGAATAATTGTAATTGTTCATATATAATAACATTCTTGCAGTCCATAAGACATGTTATCAAGCTTCAAGAAACTGACGACTTAAAGCAATGTATTCCAAGTCTACAGAAATATGCCTCTCAGTTTGTAAAGGTGTGGCAAAATGAGCATAAAGAAGAACCCAGCTGTGCTTTTGAAAATGGCCCTAAAATTGAATGTCCTGTACAGACTGGAACTTTAGGTGTTGAAAACGTTGCTTCATTTGATGTTCCACAATTAATCAATACTATTGAAAATGAAAAGTACCTTTATACACAAAATGTAATTGAACAGCTGGAGCATGTTGATGAAGCAGAACTAAAGGAAGATGTTAAATATGTTGCTAACATTCTTTCAATTAAAGAAGACAAAACCAAAGAAACGGATAGCAAGGTCCCTGAACTACTCAGTTCTAAAGACAATTCGTTTTTTTCTGATCTTTTAGAAGACCAAATAAGGACTAATTCCTTGTTTCAAAATGAAGATGCAGTTGAAGAAACAACAGTGATGAGCAAGAAATGGGTTGAGAAGGAAACTGTTGAGAGAGATAACTGTACAAACGGCTGTGATTCGATAGAGGAGTTTGCGTCTTTACAACACATTGAAGATATGAGACGAGAAGATGTTGCTAAAAATAAAGAATTCCTTTATAACAACTGCATAAATAGTAACAAAAATAGACACTCAGGAAAGCTGAGGGACAATGAAACGAACAATCACTTTACATGTGCTAATGCTGCAGAAAAAACAGATGATTTGTCAACAGCTTCAGACACAATACATCTTCAAAATAAGATCTCTCTTCAAAGCTTCCTGCATCATAAGTCACCTTTGGCAAATGATATATGTGAATCGAAGCACACAAATGTTTTCTGCCAGAGGGAATGTATAAGGAGAAGCAATAGTTATGAAATACCTGCTTGCAGACTGTCAGCACTTGCTTCTGTGGTTTCTGACAATGATATTGAGAATGGAAAAAAGACTGGCAACAAACAACTGACACAAACAAGAGAAATCTGTGAGAATCCTTTCTCTGAAGGTGAAGCTGGTATTAAGAAATCTTTGCCTTGTACTTACCCATCCATGCCATCAAATCGTAATGTCAAACAGTGTTTAGAAAGGCAGCAGACATCTGACTTGTCCGAAGAGAATCAGGAGATTGCAAGTGATTACAATTCCCAAGCATCAAACGAAATGACGACGGAGGGAGAGGATGATGTCTTTGTAAAAACAAAACATTTCTCTGCAAATTTTGTTAGAAAAGCTACCGAGAAACTGTATGGTAAGTCGCATGTTGTATCGAAACACTTTGCATATGACCAGCCCCCATATGTCTGTGTGGAACCAAAAGCATTTTTCCAAACGGGAAGCATCACTGACAACATATCTTGTAAAATATCCTCACGTCGCGATAAATCAATGCCAGCTGGAACTTGGGGCATTAATAATGAATTGTTACATATTTCTAGCTTAGATAAGGGCCGTACATTTGAAAATTCTCAAGAGAACAGTGCACAATCTGAAAGTGATGGCGCGTATATTGAAAAAGGGCGGTGGTTTCTAAAAGAAAACCACTTAGTAAGAAAGTCTCCACCTCTAAACATGGGAATGTATGGAAACCTGGATACAACGTCAGTTGATACAGCATTTGACAATACAAGTGATGATTCTGCATATTCACATGTTAATACAATGCATTCAGGACCTCCACTGTCTGAATTGTCATCATCAGATATTGAGGGGACAAAATCAAAACCTATGTGTAATTATTTTAACATGTCTCATGGCAGTGATTCCGAACCATTCCCAGATTTAATCAGTGAAAAAAGTTACCATGCccatatttgcagtggttcccatcTTACCAAAAAGAATGACAGCAATAAACAATCAGCACGAGTTCCTGTTGGGCCTACAGGGATGTACGCTGAAGCAAATGACAATGATTCATCTTTCATGTCAGCAGAATTTCATATGTTTGACAACAAAGTTAGTCCCATGGTACAACCATTAGCTCAAGGGACTGTGGTGGAGCAGCCATCTCGAGAAACTGTCAGAACTCTTCAAAATCCTGACTCCCGAGATAAGCTTCATTTTCTATGTGGCCAGCACTGCCCAATTCTGACAGCTGTTATTGATGCAACCAATGAAGAGAGCAGAAGATTTGTATATCAGAAAAAATCGGATCTGGAGAATCAATGGATACTTCATTCAGAAAGTGGAGCAGATATTTCTGACAGTGGGAAATACAATGATTTAGTAACGAGGAAAGAAAATTGTTCAGTACTAAATAAACATTCAATTGATGGCACTATCAGTGACATAATTCATCAGTTTAAAAGTCAAAGCTTTGAGAATGATATTAAAAGAATTAAATTAAGTCTTGATGCAAAATATTTCGGTGCTAATCTTGTAACATCAAAAGTTCCTGTGTACAGTGAGGAAACAGAGTCGAAGCACAAAGACAAGCCATTTTGTTCTAATATTCAGGCTGAGAAATTATGTCTAAAAAGAATAGTAGAACAGTGGTTCATGAAACAGGCAGTAGAAAACAAAATCAAAGCAGTCAAAGGAAGGGAAAATGGCTTATCATTCCGGAAAGGGGAAGATTATTCAGGTAGGCAGACTGATCCATACATTCGTCATACAAGAGGAAACACAGCCAATAATTATGTCACTATTCCTTTATTGGAAAACAAAGTTATTGGCCAAACCATGTCTTCTGGGAATATTAGTACAAATGAGGCAGCAGTGAATTCTGAAAAAGAACCATTTTGTGAAAGACACAAGGAAAAGCTTGAAAAGCACAATAAATAA